A window of the Raphanus sativus cultivar WK10039 unplaced genomic scaffold, ASM80110v3 Scaffold1485, whole genome shotgun sequence genome harbors these coding sequences:
- the LOC130504301 gene encoding nucleolar protein 58-like — MRRRDELLTMKTVTGSVNSAKPISLAKAATLLSGFVSSETQASQDVSAYLRRASAGFAELKSVHREIRSANPKEELGGAKGVDDDKKKKEEEEVVEEMVMVKLEDEQRNKERKKKKKSKKEDGIDENLEEEQRNEERKEKKNRKSKKKRKSKESDDA, encoded by the exons ATG AGGCGGCGCGACGAGCTATTGACGATGAAGACAGTCACGGGCAGTGTTAACAGTGCGAAACCAATCTCCCTCGCCAAAGCAGCTACGCTTCTCTCCGGGTTCGTTTCCTCGGAGACCCAGGCCTCTCAAGACGTCAGCGCGTATCTCCGACGCGCATCTGCTGGCTTCGCCGAATTGAAGAGCGTCCACAGAGAGATTCGATCGGCGAATCCGAAGGAGGAGCTGGGTGGAGCTAAGGGGGTTGATGatgataagaagaagaaagaagaagaagaggttgtTGAGGAGATGGTGATGGTGAAGTTGGAAGACGAGCAAAggaacaaagagagaaagaagaagaagaagagtaaaaAGGAAGATGGTATTGATGAGAATTTGGAAGAAGAGCAAAGGAATGAagagagaaaggagaagaagaatcggAAGAGCAAGAAAAAGAGGAAATCGAAGGAGAGCGATGATGCTTGA
- the LOC130504300 gene encoding putative F-box protein At5g60060 produces the protein MESSLVLCSQWSDLPLDLLEQISDCINAVSSDTVDLLCLRSVCATWRLSLPLSDKNSNPLSEFTTHLPFWSSSSSGSFILKHSSVYKLQAPHKSLDPTSWLVKLQETSPGKMRVLDLFSNDRLCCLPENFPGKIDLRESHVRLVRRAYRVEYANKGGGEMSSFWSLSSDKVVVLSSRGHSAAVMAIHSGGKLGFLKSGDDESWRILDNSWNVTYEDIMAYGKNCIVVDDKGKTVIYDVEFKVSELAEGLAGGGGHKKHLVECYGGEVLLVDKYVKHVWCKSDFSKSAVEFRVYKLKKEEKRWEEVRELGRDVALFIGEDCSFSIETMDGDAGGGCIFYKDYRNGGRSRGVYSDGEGVFNVELKDAGKYWVSY, from the coding sequence ATGGAGTCTTCTCTTGTTCTCTGTTCTCAATGGTCTGATCTTCCTTTAGACCTTCTTGAGCAGATCTCCGATTGCATCAACGCCGTCTCATCAGACACCGTTGATCTCCTCTGTCTCCGCTCTGTATGTGCCACGTGGcgtctctctcttcctctctccgACAAAAACAGTAACCCTTTGTCTGAATTTACAACTCACCTCCCTTTCtggtcatcttcttcttctggttccTTCATTCTGAAACATAGCAGTGTTTACAAACTCCAAGCTCCACATAAGAGTTTGGATCCCACAAGCTGGTTGGTGAAGCTTCAGGAGACATCTCCAGGGAAAATGCGAGTCTTGGATCTCTTCTCAAACGACAGACTCTGTTGCTTACCAGAGAACTTCCCGGGAAAAATCGACTTGCGGGAATCTCATGTGAGATTAGTCCGTAGAGCTTACCGTGTGGAGTACGCAAACAAAGGTGGTGGCGAGATGTCTTCTTTCTGGTCACTGAGTTCCGACAAAGTGGTGGTTCTGTCTTCAAGGGGACACTCTGCTGCTGTAATGGCTATCCACAGCGGTGGAAAACTAGGGTTCTTGAAAAGCGGAGACGATGAAAGCTGGAGGATCTTGGATAACTCGTGGAACGTGACTTACGAGGACATAATGGCGTACGGAAAAAACTGCATCGTGGTGGACGACAAGGGTAAAACCGTAATTTACGATGTGGAGTTCAAGGTTTCGGAGTTGGCTGAAGGCTTAGCCGGAGGAGGCGGTCACAAGAAGCATCTGGTGGAATGTTACGGAGGAGAAGTGTTGCTTGTGGACAAGTACGTGAAACACGTTTGGTGCAAATCGGATTTTTCGAAGTCTGCGGTGGAGTTTAGAGTGTACAAGctgaagaaagaagagaagagatgggaGGAAGTGAGGGAACTGGGAAGAGATGTGGCTCTGTTCATTGGTGAAGACTGTTCTTTCTCCATCGAGACTATGGACGGTGATGCGGGCGGAGgttgtatattttataaagattataggaatggaggaagaagcagaggGGTTTACAGTGACGGTGAAGGCGTCTTCAATGTGGAGTTGAAAGACGCGGGGAAATATTGGGTTTCATACTAA
- the LOC130504299 gene encoding ankyrin repeat-containing protein At5g02620-like produces MEEEASTSTSTPVAAKPTVVKKTMSKQFTGKREDSPLHSAVRRGDFSAVKKILSDHIESEEELRELLQKQNQCGETALYVAAEYGDAEVVAELIKYYDLDDAETKARNGFDPFHIAAKQGELEVLRILMEEHPELAMTVDLSNTTALHTAAAQGHVEVVEYLLEAAGSSLAAIAKSNGKTALHSAARNGHTEVVKAIVAVEPDTATRTDKKGQTPLHMAVKGQNLDVVVELMKGHRSSLNMVDSKGNTALHVATRKGRIKIVELLLENNETSTKAINRAGETPLDTAEKIGHPKIAAVLKTRGVPSAKSINNTTRPNPARELKQTVSDIKHEVHDQLEHARETRKRVQGIAKRINKMHVEGLDNAINSTTVVAVLIATVAFAAIFTVPGQYADEQSSLTPGQSLGEANIADNPAFAIFFIFDSIALFISLGVVVVQTSVVAIEHKAKKNMMAIINKLMWLACVLISVAFLALAFVVVGEDERWLAVGVTVFGATIMLTTIGTMCYWVIRHRIEASNVRSARRESMARTRQSGLMDFSGILTKRMYAI; encoded by the exons ATGGAGGAAGAAGCATCAACGTCGACATCGACACCCGTGGCTGCGAAGCCAACCGTTGTTAAGAAGACAATGTCGAAGCAGTTTACCGGAAAACGTGAAGATTCGCCGCTCCACTCGGCTGTAAGACGCGGAGATTTCTCTGCGGTGAAGAAGATTCTGAGTGATCATATTGAATCAGAGGAGGAACTAAGAGAGTTGTTGCAGAAACAGAACCAATGCGGTGAGACCGCGCTTTATGTTGCGGCAGAGTATGGAGACGCAGAGGTGGTTGCAGAGCTCATCAAGTACTATGATTTAGATGATGCAGAGACCAAAGCTAGAAATGGGTTCGATCCTTTCCACATTGCTGCTAAACAAGGCGAATTAG AGGTTTTGAGAATACTAATGGAGGAACATCCGGAGCTAGCAATGACAGTGGACTTATCAAACACGACGGCTCTACACACGGCGGCAGCTCAGGGACACGTGGAGGTCGTGGAGTATCTTCTAGAAGCCGCAGGGAGTAGCCTAGCGGCGATCGCAAAGAGTAACGGCAAAACGGCTTTACACTCAGCGGCAAGGAACGGTCATACGGAAGTAGTGAAAGCGATAGTGGCTGTTGAGCCGGACACGGCGACAAGGACCGATAAAAAAGGTCAGACGCCACTTCACATGGCGGTGAaaggacaaaaccttgatgttGTGGTTGAGCTAATGAAAGGGCACCGGTCCTCGTTGAATATGGTTGATTCTAAAGGGAACACTGCGTTACATGTTGCTACTAGGAAAGGTCGCATTAAG ATAGTGGAGTTGCTTCTAGAGAACAACGAGACGAGCACAAAAGCGATAAACAGAGCTGGAGAAACGCCTCTCGACACAGCCGAGAAAATCGGCCATCCCAAGATAGCCGCGGTTCTCAAAACCCGTGGCGTTCCCTCAGCTAAGTCCATCAACAACACTACTCGGCCAAACCCGGCGCGTGAGCTCAAACAAACGGTGAGCGACATCAAACACGAGGTTCACGACCAGCTAGAACACGCTCGAGAGACTAGGAAACGCGTTCAGGGAATCGCCAAACGCATAAACAAAATGCACGTCGAGGGTCTAGACAATGCTATTAACTCCACCACAGTTGTTGCTGTTTTAATCGCCACAGTCGCTTTTGCCGCCATTTTCACGGTGCCGGGACAATACGCTGACGAACAGAGTTCCCTCACTCCGGGACAATCTCTTGGAGAAGCTAACATAGCCGATAACCCCGCGTTTGcgattttctttatatttgattCCATCGCTCTTTTTATATCTTTAGGGGTTGTCGTGGTTCAAACCTCGGTGGTTGCGATTGAGCACAAGGCGAAAAAGAATATGATGGCTATCATAAATAAGCTGATGTGGCTAGCGTGCGTTTTGATATCGGTAGCGTTTTTGGCGTTAGCATTTGTGGTCGTTGGCGAGGACGAGAGGTGGCTAGCGGTTGGAGTAACGGTGTTTGGTGCGACTATAATGCTCACGACGATTGGGACTATGTGTTATTGGGTCATTAGGCATAGGATCGAGGCTTCGAATGTAAGAAGCGCGAGGAGAGAGTCAATGGCAAGAACGAGACAATCAGGACTGATGGATTTTTCTGGGATTTTGACAAAGAGAATGTATGCTATTTAG